CGATGGCGCTGGTGCCGTCGATCACCGTGGGCGAAGCCCTGGGCGCCTTCGCCGGCGCCGGCACGAGCACGGCGACCCTGCAGGCCGCGATCGCGGCGACCGGCAGCGACCGGCCGGCCGTCGGCTACTCCGTCGCCTACCCGTTCGGCGTCGCGGTGCCGATCCTCCTGCTTGCGCTCTACAACGCGCGGTTCAAGCCCGTCGTCGACACGAGCGGCGCACGCATCCTGCATACCCAGGAGGTCCGGCTGACCGATCCGGGCCTGATCGGCAAGACGCCGGCCGAAGCGGCCGCGACGCTGCCCGCCGACCTCTCGATCGCCGCCATCCGCCACGAGCACCACAACCTGCATCCCGACCTGTGCGGCCCGCTCGCGGCCGGCGACGTCCTGCTTCTCGCCGGTCCCGACAAGGCGGCGCTGCGCGCGTTCGCGGTCCGGATCGGCTCCGAGGAGCACGGTCACGTGCTGCGCGACCGTGACGATCTCGATTACGTGCGCGTCTTCGCGTCCCGGCGCGGGGTGGTCGGCCGGCCGCTGGCGGCGCTGGCGCTTCCGCCCGAGCTGAACGCGCGGATCGTCCATGTCCGGCGCGGCGACGCCGACCTGCAACCCCAGGCGGACGTCGTCCTCGAATACGGCGACCGCGTCGGGCTGCTGGCGCCTCGGGCCGCGTTCGCCGATGTCCGCCGTTTCTTCGGCGACTCGATCAAGGGCACGAGCGAGATCAGCTATATCGGCATCGGCATCGGCGCCGCGATCGGCCTGCTGGTCGGCCTCGTGCCCATCCCGATCCCCGGCCTGGGCAGGCTCACCCTGGGGTTCGCGGGCGTGCTCCTGGTCGCCCTCTATCTCGGCCGGTTGCGCCGCCTGGGCGGCGTCACGTGGACCATGCCGCTCTCGGCGAACCTGGTGCTGCGCAATCTCGGCCTGACGCTGTTCCTGGCGCAGGTCGGGCTGTCGTCCGGCGCCACCTTCGTCGCGACCGTGCTGCAGAGCGGACCGCTCTACCTGCTCCTGGGCGCCGTGATCGTCGCCAGCATGGTGATCGTCACCCTGGCCGTCGCCGTCTTCGTCCTGCGCATGCCGTTCGACGCCGCGGCCGGCGTGGTCAGCGGCGTGACCGGCAATCCCGCCATCCTGGCCTTCGCGTCCCGCATCGCGCCGACCGATCGGCCCGACATCGGCTACGCGATGATCTTCCCGTCGATGACGATCGTGAAGATCCTGGTGGTCGAAGTGGCCGTCGCGCTCGGCGCGGCGTGAATGCGATCAGGCCGCGGCGGCGACGCAATCGGCCGGCTGGCGCTGATCGAGCGCGGCGGACAGGACGCAAAGCGCCAGAGTCGCCAGGACGAGGACCACGCTCACCCAGGGCAGCATCGCGTAGCCGTAGCCCAGGGTGAGCGGGATGCCGCCCAGGAACGCGCCGCTGGCGCAGCCGACGTTGAAGGCGCCCTGGTTGAGCGTCGAGGCCAGGTTCGGCGCGCGGCGCGCCTTGTCGATCACACGCATCTGCAAGGGCGACACCAGGGCGAAGCCGACCATGCCCCAGACGATCATGGTCGCCAGAGCGAGACCGGGGAACTGACTGGTCCAGGTGAAGGTGGCGAGGATCACAGCGAGCAGCGTCAGCAGGACCATCATCGACGGCATGAGC
Above is a genomic segment from Geminicoccaceae bacterium SCSIO 64248 containing:
- a CDS encoding TrkA C-terminal domain-containing protein; protein product: MATFAEFLTAQPLLTLFLTIALGYGLGEVSVRGFSLGSGAVLFVGLAIGAIAPGAAPNAMVGSLGLLLFLYAVGVAYGVQFFKGFTSSEGIKANAAALLGLAASVGVTAAAMALVPSITVGEALGAFAGAGTSTATLQAAIAATGSDRPAVGYSVAYPFGVAVPILLLALYNARFKPVVDTSGARILHTQEVRLTDPGLIGKTPAEAAATLPADLSIAAIRHEHHNLHPDLCGPLAAGDVLLLAGPDKAALRAFAVRIGSEEHGHVLRDRDDLDYVRVFASRRGVVGRPLAALALPPELNARIVHVRRGDADLQPQADVVLEYGDRVGLLAPRAAFADVRRFFGDSIKGTSEISYIGIGIGAAIGLLVGLVPIPIPGLGRLTLGFAGVLLVALYLGRLRRLGGVTWTMPLSANLVLRNLGLTLFLAQVGLSSGATFVATVLQSGPLYLLLGAVIVASMVIVTLAVAVFVLRMPFDAAAGVVSGVTGNPAILAFASRIAPTDRPDIGYAMIFPSMTIVKILVVEVAVALGAA